The Natranaerobius trueperi genome segment TTACTCTTAAGTTCTTTTCCTCTTTTTTCAATATCATTAAGGGACTGGGTTAATAAATATAATACAGGAATTTGTTTAAAAGCTTTTTCTGGGTTTAAATATATTCTAAAAGTTTCTTCTAGAGCTTTCAGTGACAATTTATCTATTCGTAAAGCTCTGGTTAGTTGATTACTCTTTATTTTATCAACCAATTCTTTTTTTCCTGCTATAATTCCTGCTTGAGGGCCACCTAATAATTTGTCTCCACTAAAAGTTACTAGGTCCACACCTGATTTCAAAACATCGTTTATTGTTGGTTCATATTGTAAACCATATTTAGATAGATCAAACAACAACCCGCTTCCTAGATCTTCCACTACATATACACCATTGTCATGACCAATTTGTACTAACTCTTCTCTAGAAACACCTTCTGTGAATCCAACGATTTCATAGTTTGATGTATGAACTTTTAATAACATACCGGTTTCATCTGTTATCGCATTTTCATAATCACTATAATGAGTTTTATTAGTTGTTCCTACTTCTACCAAATGTGCCCCACTTTGTTTCATGACATCTGGTATTCTAAAACTACCACCGATTTCAACTAATTCACCTCGTGATATAATAACTTCTTTATCGTTAGCTAACGCACTTAATGTTAACATCACAGCTGCGGCGTTATTATTCACTACAATAGCACTTTCAGCACCTGTTAAGTCTTTAATTATACTTTCTATATGTGAATACCGTGAACCCCGTCTACCACTATCTAAATCAAATTCTAGATTACTATAATTAGTAACCGTATCAGATAACTTTTCCATTACTTCTGAAGACAAGGGTGCTCTACCCAAATTTGTGTGTAATACAGTACCTGTACCATTAATCACCTGTTGAAAATTTGATTCAACTTTTTTATCAAGCCTTTCTAATAATTCATCTTTTATTAACCTATACATTTGAACATCAGAATCTTCTTTAGATTCTTTTATAAAAGAAATAATATTTGCTTTTTCTTCTAAGATATCGTTTCTCAATTTATCTTGTACTTCTCTTATTAGATTTGTTACTAATTCTTTTCCTAATTCTCTAACATATTTTTGTATTTCTTCATCGTCTATCATCTCGTGTACTGGCGCTAAGTTTCGTAATAATGATTTAGGCAATTTTATCACCTCTTATTGTCTATGAAAAATTTGTCAAATTATCTTGTTAAAATAATGCAGATTAATTATATCAGTGTTACAAGGCAATTACAACATATCTTAATCGTTAGGTATATCCATCGTTAGATATACGTTATACAGACATATAAAAGGTAATAGATAAGACGGGCTTTATACCATCTGAAGATGTCCTAAATTTTGTGTATATAGTATCTCTCTTAATAAATTTACTAACTAGTTTCATCCCTATTTTCTCAGGTCAAAATTAGATTTATACCTCAATATGGTAATTCTGGTTTGAATCGACCTTCGAAATGGATAGTGAGCTGTGAGATAACTCTTCCAATTAGAGTTCCATTTCTTAGTGGATCCATAGTTGCCAGGTTTATTACTTTTAGTAAAGCTTCATCAGTTGAATAAGCTGTTTTGGTGTTAGTAGCTTTTCTTAGTTAACGATAATAACCTTCAATAATATTCGTGGTGTAAATTATCTTTCCAATTTCATGTGGATATTTA includes the following:
- the selA gene encoding L-seryl-tRNA(Sec) selenium transferase; its protein translation is MPKSLLRNLAPVHEMIDDEEIQKYVRELGKELVTNLIREVQDKLRNDILEEKANIISFIKESKEDSDVQMYRLIKDELLERLDKKVESNFQQVINGTGTVLHTNLGRAPLSSEVMEKLSDTVTNYSNLEFDLDSGRRGSRYSHIESIIKDLTGAESAIVVNNNAAAVMLTLSALANDKEVIISRGELVEIGGSFRIPDVMKQSGAHLVEVGTTNKTHYSDYENAITDETGMLLKVHTSNYEIVGFTEGVSREELVQIGHDNGVYVVEDLGSGLLFDLSKYGLQYEPTINDVLKSGVDLVTFSGDKLLGGPQAGIIAGKKELVDKIKSNQLTRALRIDKLSLKALEETFRIYLNPEKAFKQIPVLYLLTQSLNDIEKRGKELKSKLESSVIKNSFHICLEKNVSRVGGGAMPTQDLETWTVVLKGDNSKLYDLWNSLREKNPPVISRLQNEKLIFDLRTIKEQELDTVVENLEACMTRE